A genomic window from Cloacibacillus evryensis DSM 19522 includes:
- a CDS encoding glycyl-radical enzyme activating protein produces the protein MEKGNVAGTVLRIEKSSIHDGDGLRTVLFLKGCPLRCLWCSTPESQRGAPERGLAREKCTLCGRCVQACPHGALSKKDNKITHARDKCAGCLKCAAICPESAITPYGKTMTAAEAVKEIAKDEIFYFHSGGGLTVSGGEPLEQSGFVLEILRGCRERGIDCALETSFFAAWEKIEPLLPYISLLHVDIKHPDAEKHKKLIGVDNRLILENIGRADAFPHNFGIVVRTPLVPGINDADEDIAKLAGIVKRLKKLRFMEFLAYHRLGTETYKRLEIPYPLAEINTPDDSYMRRKAAIFKTAAGVEVRINGRIFE, from the coding sequence ATGGAAAAAGGAAACGTGGCCGGAACCGTCCTGCGCATAGAAAAAAGCTCCATCCACGACGGAGACGGACTGAGGACCGTACTCTTCCTCAAAGGCTGCCCCCTGCGCTGCCTCTGGTGCTCCACGCCGGAATCGCAGCGCGGGGCCCCCGAACGGGGCCTCGCGCGCGAAAAATGCACCCTTTGCGGGCGCTGCGTACAAGCGTGCCCGCACGGAGCGCTGAGCAAAAAAGACAATAAAATAACCCATGCCAGAGACAAATGCGCCGGCTGCCTCAAATGCGCCGCCATCTGTCCCGAATCGGCCATAACCCCCTACGGAAAAACCATGACGGCGGCGGAGGCGGTCAAAGAAATCGCCAAAGATGAAATATTCTACTTTCACTCCGGAGGGGGCCTCACCGTCAGCGGGGGAGAGCCGCTCGAACAAAGCGGCTTCGTCCTGGAGATACTTCGCGGCTGCCGCGAACGCGGCATAGACTGCGCCCTTGAAACAAGCTTCTTCGCGGCGTGGGAAAAAATAGAGCCGCTGCTGCCTTACATCAGCCTGCTCCATGTGGACATAAAACACCCCGACGCGGAAAAACACAAAAAACTGATCGGAGTCGACAACCGGCTGATACTGGAAAACATCGGACGCGCCGACGCCTTCCCGCACAACTTCGGCATCGTCGTGCGCACGCCGCTCGTCCCCGGCATAAACGACGCGGACGAAGACATAGCCAAACTCGCGGGAATAGTGAAAAGGCTCAAAAAGCTGCGATTCATGGAATTCCTCGCCTATCACCGCTTGGGAACGGAGACTTACAAAAGACTGGAGATACCTTATCCGCTTGCGGAGATAAACACGCCCGACGATTCTTATATGCGGCGCAAGGCCGCGATATTCAAAACCGCCGCGGGCGTTGAGGTGAGGATAAATGGCAGGATATTCGAATAA
- a CDS encoding aminotransferase class I/II-fold pyridoxal phosphate-dependent enzyme: protein MRDFICDKIKKIKPSGIRRLFDIANEIPDVISLGVGEPDFDTPWHIREEGIYSLHKGRTFYTSNAGLIELREEIGRFMKRKYDLTYDPKHEMILTVGGSEAIDIALRAILNPGDEVIYPEPCFVSYEPCILLSDGVPVSIELSAATEFRLQPEQLEAAITPKTKALLISYPNNPTGAIMEREDLEKLVPIIVKHDLLVISDEIYSELSYKDRHVSIASLPGMLERTIVINGFSKSYAMTGWRLGFACGPAHIMEYMLKIHQFGIMSAPTMSQYAAISALKNGDRDICTMAESYNQRRRFLMEAFREMGLPCFEPYGAFYVFPDISEFGMGSEEFCTKLLEAENVAVVPGSAFGACGDRHVRISYAYSIEELKEAMARIARFVERLRMDK, encoded by the coding sequence GTGAGAGATTTCATCTGCGACAAAATAAAGAAAATCAAGCCCTCCGGCATCCGCCGCCTGTTCGACATCGCCAACGAGATACCGGACGTCATCTCGCTCGGCGTCGGCGAACCTGACTTCGACACGCCCTGGCATATCCGCGAAGAGGGCATCTATTCGCTGCACAAGGGGCGGACCTTCTATACCTCGAACGCCGGACTCATCGAGCTGCGCGAAGAGATAGGCCGCTTCATGAAGCGCAAGTACGACCTGACATACGACCCAAAACACGAGATGATCCTCACAGTCGGCGGCAGCGAAGCGATCGACATCGCGCTGCGCGCGATACTGAACCCCGGCGACGAGGTCATTTATCCGGAACCCTGCTTCGTCTCCTACGAACCCTGCATCCTGCTCTCCGACGGAGTGCCTGTTTCGATCGAACTCTCGGCCGCAACGGAGTTCCGCCTCCAGCCGGAACAGCTCGAAGCGGCAATCACGCCGAAGACCAAGGCTCTGCTCATCTCCTACCCGAACAATCCCACGGGAGCGATCATGGAGCGGGAAGATCTTGAAAAGCTCGTGCCGATCATCGTCAAGCACGACCTGCTCGTCATCTCCGACGAGATATACAGCGAACTCTCATACAAAGACCGGCACGTCAGCATCGCCTCGCTGCCGGGAATGCTCGAACGCACGATCGTGATCAACGGCTTCTCCAAGTCATACGCGATGACGGGCTGGCGTTTGGGCTTTGCCTGCGGCCCGGCGCATATCATGGAATATATGCTGAAAATACACCAGTTCGGCATCATGTCCGCGCCGACGATGAGCCAGTACGCCGCGATATCGGCGCTCAAAAACGGAGACAGGGACATCTGCACGATGGCGGAATCATACAATCAGCGCCGCCGCTTCCTCATGGAGGCCTTCCGCGAGATGGGACTCCCCTGCTTCGAACCCTACGGGGCCTTTTACGTCTTTCCCGACATCTCCGAGTTCGGCATGGGCTCGGAAGAGTTCTGCACAAAGCTGCTGGAAGCGGAAAATGTCGCCGTCGTTCCCGGCTCGGCCTTCGGAGCCTGCGGCGACAGGCACGTAAGGATATCCTACGCCTATTCCATCGAAGAGCTGAAAGAGGCGATGGCACGCATCGCGCGCTTCGTCGAAAGGCTGCGCATGGATAAATAG
- a CDS encoding Lrp/AsnC family transcriptional regulator, translating into MDSRHREEILRLLEQNARYTAKDIAVMLGMDVIEVKNEIEIMERERTICGYHALVDWDKTDDDKISALIELKVTPQRGEGFDRIAEKIYQYPEVESLYLMSGGYDFSVILKKATMKEIANFVSSRLAVIEEVQSTATHIVLVRYKDHGILLAAPKKDMRMVVTP; encoded by the coding sequence ATGGACAGCAGGCATAGGGAAGAGATACTTCGGCTTCTTGAGCAGAACGCCAGATACACGGCGAAGGATATCGCCGTCATGCTCGGCATGGATGTGATAGAGGTAAAGAACGAGATCGAAATAATGGAGAGGGAGCGCACCATCTGCGGCTATCACGCGCTCGTCGACTGGGACAAGACCGACGACGATAAGATCTCCGCCCTGATCGAACTTAAAGTTACACCGCAGCGCGGCGAGGGCTTTGACCGCATCGCCGAGAAAATATATCAGTACCCGGAGGTCGAGTCCCTCTACCTCATGTCGGGCGGCTATGACTTCTCGGTGATCCTCAAAAAGGCGACGATGAAGGAGATCGCCAACTTCGTATCGTCACGCCTGGCGGTGATCGAAGAGGTGCAGAGCACGGCGACGCACATCGTGCTCGTACGCTACAAGGACCACGGGATACTGCTCGCGGCTCCGAAAAAAGATATGAGGATGGTGGTCACGCCGTGA
- a CDS encoding amidohydrolase: MAIPQNIKDEMRARRRDFHKYPESGWAEFRTTAIAAEILEKIGWKVRFAKDFIDPDEVMGYNVVPQKERTRAISQGADKKTLAKIGAYTGLAATLDTGRKGPVTVFRFDIDCVETEEAHDAEHLPEREGFSSVNPGWMHACGHDGHAAVGLALAEMLMRKKDGLRGKIRLLFQPAEEGVRGGYAMAMAGVADDADYFIAMHLGLGKPTGSVSGGTGGFLCSTKFDADFRGVGAHAGGEPERGKNALLAAAAAAVNMHAISPHSGGATRVNVGVLNAGEGRNVVPPNAHMKIETRGESAELAAYVYAKAKEVIYGAAQMYDVDVSISKQGETITAESDRKLAALIMSAAEGAEGVTLREEYRSMAGSDDACWLMRRVQEHGGLAAYVGIGASTAAGHHNNRFDFDEEAMPIALEVLLNSATLLNGTGGTPAVLDN; encoded by the coding sequence ATGGCAATACCGCAGAATATAAAAGACGAAATGAGGGCGCGCCGCCGCGACTTCCACAAATATCCCGAAAGCGGCTGGGCGGAATTCAGAACGACCGCGATAGCGGCGGAGATCCTTGAAAAGATCGGATGGAAGGTGCGCTTCGCTAAAGATTTTATCGATCCTGACGAGGTCATGGGTTATAACGTCGTTCCCCAAAAGGAGCGGACGCGCGCCATTTCGCAGGGTGCGGACAAGAAGACATTGGCCAAAATCGGAGCTTACACCGGACTCGCGGCCACGCTCGACACCGGCAGAAAGGGCCCCGTCACAGTCTTCCGGTTCGACATAGACTGCGTCGAGACTGAAGAGGCGCACGACGCGGAGCACCTTCCCGAGCGTGAGGGCTTCTCATCCGTGAACCCCGGCTGGATGCACGCCTGCGGGCACGACGGACACGCCGCGGTTGGGCTTGCCCTCGCGGAGATGCTTATGCGGAAAAAAGACGGCCTGCGCGGAAAGATACGGCTCCTCTTCCAGCCGGCGGAGGAAGGGGTGCGGGGCGGTTACGCGATGGCCATGGCGGGCGTCGCCGACGACGCGGATTACTTTATCGCCATGCACCTCGGCCTTGGAAAGCCCACCGGCAGCGTCTCCGGCGGCACGGGAGGCTTCCTCTGCTCCACCAAGTTCGACGCAGACTTCCGCGGCGTCGGCGCCCACGCGGGGGGAGAACCGGAGCGCGGGAAAAACGCGCTGCTCGCGGCCGCGGCCGCGGCGGTCAACATGCACGCCATATCGCCCCATTCCGGCGGCGCCACGCGCGTCAATGTCGGCGTCCTCAACGCCGGCGAGGGACGCAACGTCGTTCCGCCCAACGCCCACATGAAGATAGAGACGCGCGGAGAGAGCGCGGAGCTGGCGGCCTATGTCTACGCGAAGGCTAAAGAGGTGATCTACGGCGCCGCCCAGATGTACGACGTCGACGTCTCCATCTCCAAACAGGGTGAGACGATAACGGCCGAGAGCGACCGGAAGCTCGCCGCGCTGATAATGAGTGCCGCGGAAGGAGCCGAGGGCGTAACTCTGCGGGAGGAATACAGATCGATGGCCGGAAGCGACGACGCCTGCTGGCTCATGCGGCGCGTCCAGGAACACGGCGGCCTCGCCGCCTACGTGGGGATCGGCGCGTCGACCGCCGCGGGACACCACAACAACCGCTTCGACTTCGACGAAGAGGCGATGCCGATCGCCCTCGAGGTGTTGTTAAACAGCGCGACGCTGCTCAACGGCACGGGCGGAACGCCAGCCGTTCTTGATAATTGA
- a CDS encoding arsenate reductase family protein, producing MLLLCYPQCTTCRKAKNWLEEHGVEYTERNIKTENPSAGEINSWRKLSAQALKKFFNTSGSSYKELGLSKRLPELSEDEQITLLAADGMLVKRPIAVTEDKVLIGFKAEEWEKELAR from the coding sequence ATGCTATTACTCTGTTATCCGCAGTGCACGACCTGCCGGAAAGCCAAAAACTGGCTCGAGGAGCACGGCGTCGAATACACGGAACGCAACATCAAGACCGAAAACCCTTCCGCCGGGGAGATAAATAGCTGGCGGAAGCTTTCGGCGCAGGCGCTGAAAAAATTCTTCAATACCAGCGGCAGCTCCTATAAAGAGCTCGGCCTCAGCAAGAGGCTGCCGGAATTGTCCGAAGACGAACAGATAACGCTGCTGGCGGCGGACGGCATGCTCGTCAAACGTCCGATCGCCGTCACGGAGGATAAAGTGCTGATCGGCTTCAAAGCGGAAGAATGGGAAAAGGAGCTCGCACGGTAG
- a CDS encoding Mrp/NBP35 family ATP-binding protein, with translation MTQESCSHDCGSCEQKCAEAEKPDFSVPANPLSNVRRVIGIVSGKGGVGKSLVTSLLASAMQKRGNQCGILDADITGPSIPKMFGVETLASANESGLLPQQSKGGIDMMSVNLLVEDKATPVIWRGPAIAGVVKQFWSDVIWSYEDFLFVDMPPGTGDVPLTVFQSLPVDGIIIVSSPQELVSMIVEKALRMAKEMDIPILGIIENMSYIECPDCGKKIKIFGEGRTAETAAKYGIDFLGEIPLAPEIAALCDAGNIEYFSDACLDRAAAKLESLK, from the coding sequence ATGACTCAGGAAAGCTGTTCACACGACTGCGGCAGCTGCGAGCAGAAGTGTGCGGAGGCGGAGAAACCGGATTTCAGCGTGCCGGCAAACCCGCTGAGCAATGTCAGAAGGGTGATCGGCATCGTCAGCGGCAAAGGCGGAGTCGGGAAATCGCTCGTCACTTCGCTTCTGGCTTCCGCGATGCAGAAGAGGGGCAATCAGTGCGGCATACTCGACGCGGACATAACGGGGCCCTCGATACCTAAGATGTTTGGCGTGGAAACGCTTGCCTCCGCCAACGAATCGGGGCTACTGCCGCAGCAGTCAAAGGGCGGCATCGACATGATGTCGGTCAACCTTCTCGTTGAGGATAAGGCTACGCCGGTCATCTGGCGCGGCCCGGCCATCGCCGGCGTCGTCAAGCAGTTCTGGAGCGACGTCATCTGGAGTTACGAAGATTTTCTCTTTGTGGACATGCCTCCGGGAACGGGCGACGTGCCGCTTACAGTATTCCAGTCATTGCCCGTGGACGGGATAATCATCGTCTCATCACCGCAGGAACTGGTCTCGATGATCGTGGAAAAAGCGCTGCGCATGGCGAAAGAGATGGATATCCCCATCCTCGGCATCATTGAGAACATGAGCTACATCGAATGCCCCGACTGCGGCAAAAAGATAAAGATATTCGGAGAGGGCAGGACCGCCGAGACGGCGGCAAAATACGGGATAGATTTTCTGGGCGAGATACCGCTCGCCCCTGAGATCGCGGCGCTGTGCGACGCGGGAAACATCGAATATTTCTCGGACGCCTGCCTCGACAGGGCGGCGGCAAAGCTCGAGTCTCTCAAATAG
- a CDS encoding TOBE domain-containing protein, which produces MFLSARNQLKATVASVKQGAVNNEVSLRLEKGTMLTSIITSTSCENLGLKEGGEAYAVIKASNVMIGECGGGLRLSARNQLKGVVKAVIEGAVNCEVEVTLEGGEEVTSIITMASAKKLALAPGKAVSAIVKASDVMVGVKE; this is translated from the coding sequence ATGTTCTTAAGTGCACGCAATCAATTAAAGGCGACCGTGGCATCCGTCAAGCAGGGCGCGGTCAATAACGAAGTTTCGCTTCGCCTCGAAAAGGGCACGATGCTGACTTCGATCATAACAAGCACCAGCTGCGAGAACCTCGGCCTCAAAGAGGGCGGCGAGGCCTACGCGGTCATTAAGGCTTCAAACGTCATGATCGGCGAATGCGGCGGCGGACTCAGACTCTCGGCCCGCAACCAGCTCAAGGGCGTAGTTAAAGCCGTGATCGAAGGAGCCGTCAACTGTGAAGTCGAAGTTACGCTCGAGGGCGGCGAAGAGGTCACCTCGATCATCACCATGGCCAGCGCGAAGAAGCTCGCGCTCGCGCCCGGCAAGGCCGTGTCCGCCATTGTGAAGGCATCGGACGTAATGGTAGGCGTCAAAGAGTAA
- a CDS encoding heavy metal translocating P-type ATPase: MNHEHHHEHDHECCGHDCRDPECGGRHENTAHHVHGHDSGCGCASCHALDDIFSENEVDEREQRASFRREITFLAAAGAIFLAALVLEELAPEIMPEWLFSAVFIALYLATGVPVLKTALKALFKGDVFNEFTLMGGATLAAVAIGEMSEAVGVMLFYRLGEAFQERASSNSRRSIKALLAQKPLTARIVAGGRIVERDPKEIVKGDVVQVLPGEIIPIDGHVISGVSQIDASAITGESMPTTASPGGEVHGGTLSLDGLLLVEAAGPFEDSTIARMLEMVQNAVERKSPTERFITRFSKWYTPAVFFLAAAVMTLPPLTGYGTWHEWIYRGLVLLVISCPCALVISIPLGYFGGIGAASKNGILVKGANVFDAVGSVDIAIFDKTGTLTYGRFKLAKILPAPGVSETELLETAALAENGSTHPVAKSIMAAAGERAVPPGASITQIPGKGMVCRLGEDTVASGNAALLEDFGVAVPEIDEHGTIVHVMKNGRYMGSMAVADSIRPEAAATVAELRRLGIKGVYMLTGDREDTAESVAKELKLDGYKADLLPGDKVDALKDICRGDTKKTIYVGDGVNDGPVLVTSETGIAMGGFGSQVAVEVADAVILDDSPAKVADLLRIAKKTRAIVWENVVMALGVKGIFLIFGVAGLAGLWEAVFADVGVALLAILNSTRATRIK, translated from the coding sequence ATGAACCACGAACATCATCACGAACACGACCACGAATGCTGCGGGCATGACTGCCGGGACCCTGAGTGCGGCGGCCGCCATGAAAACACGGCCCATCATGTCCACGGGCACGACAGCGGCTGCGGCTGCGCCTCATGCCATGCGCTTGACGACATATTCAGCGAGAACGAGGTTGATGAGAGGGAACAGCGGGCGTCGTTCCGCCGCGAGATAACATTCCTCGCCGCGGCGGGAGCGATATTTCTGGCCGCGCTCGTGCTGGAGGAGCTCGCGCCGGAGATAATGCCGGAATGGCTTTTCAGCGCCGTCTTTATCGCCCTCTATCTCGCGACCGGCGTTCCCGTTCTGAAAACAGCCCTCAAAGCCCTCTTCAAGGGAGACGTCTTCAACGAGTTCACGTTGATGGGAGGCGCGACGCTCGCCGCCGTCGCCATCGGCGAAATGTCGGAGGCGGTCGGGGTGATGCTCTTTTACCGGCTCGGCGAGGCCTTTCAGGAACGCGCCTCCTCCAACTCCCGCCGCTCGATAAAGGCCCTGCTCGCGCAAAAACCGCTGACGGCGCGCATCGTCGCGGGCGGCAGGATCGTTGAACGGGACCCTAAGGAAATCGTAAAGGGAGACGTCGTGCAGGTGCTTCCCGGAGAAATAATCCCGATAGACGGCCATGTGATAAGCGGCGTCTCGCAGATAGACGCCTCGGCGATCACCGGGGAATCGATGCCCACCACGGCATCCCCGGGCGGCGAGGTGCACGGAGGCACATTGTCGCTTGACGGGCTGCTGCTCGTCGAGGCGGCGGGGCCGTTCGAGGATTCTACGATCGCGCGGATGCTTGAGATGGTGCAGAACGCCGTGGAGCGCAAATCGCCGACTGAGCGCTTCATCACAAGGTTCTCCAAATGGTACACCCCCGCGGTATTCTTTCTCGCCGCCGCGGTGATGACGCTGCCCCCGCTCACGGGATACGGCACGTGGCATGAATGGATCTACCGCGGGCTCGTCCTGCTCGTCATCTCCTGCCCCTGCGCGCTCGTCATTTCGATACCGCTGGGCTACTTCGGGGGCATCGGCGCGGCCTCCAAAAACGGCATTCTTGTAAAAGGAGCCAATGTATTTGACGCCGTCGGCAGCGTCGACATCGCCATATTTGACAAGACCGGCACGCTCACATACGGGCGCTTCAAGCTCGCAAAGATCCTGCCGGCCCCAGGTGTGAGCGAAACGGAGCTGCTAGAGACGGCGGCGCTGGCGGAAAACGGCTCCACTCACCCCGTGGCGAAGTCGATCATGGCCGCCGCCGGCGAACGGGCCGTTCCCCCGGGGGCTTCGATCACGCAGATACCCGGCAAGGGAATGGTCTGCCGCCTCGGAGAGGATACGGTCGCCTCCGGCAACGCCGCGCTGCTTGAAGATTTCGGCGTTGCCGTACCGGAGATAGACGAACACGGCACCATAGTGCACGTAATGAAAAACGGCAGATACATGGGTTCGATGGCCGTGGCCGACTCCATCCGCCCGGAGGCGGCCGCGACCGTTGCGGAGCTGCGCAGGCTCGGCATCAAGGGCGTCTATATGCTGACGGGCGACCGCGAGGATACGGCGGAGAGCGTAGCGAAGGAGCTAAAACTCGACGGATACAAGGCAGATCTGCTGCCAGGCGACAAGGTCGACGCGCTGAAGGATATCTGCCGCGGCGACACAAAGAAGACGATCTACGTCGGAGACGGCGTCAACGACGGCCCCGTGCTCGTAACCTCGGAAACCGGCATCGCGATGGGAGGCTTCGGATCTCAGGTGGCCGTAGAGGTAGCCGACGCCGTTATACTGGACGACTCTCCGGCAAAGGTGGCCGACCTCCTGCGCATCGCGAAGAAGACGCGCGCCATCGTCTGGGAAAATGTCGTTATGGCTCTCGGCGTGAAGGGGATATTCCTCATATTCGGCGTCGCCGGGCTCGCGGGGCTATGGGAGGCTGTTTTCGCCGACGTCGGCGTCGCGCTGCTCGCGATCCTCAACTCGACGAGAGCCACCCGGATAAAATAA
- a CDS encoding MOSC domain-containing protein: MQNKKGRIIAVCSAPQKGMIKHEIGEGRLIEGIGLEGDAHAGFMHRQVSLISMEDIRTMMAKLPNLVPGSFAENLTTEGFDLGQLKIGDMLKVGETLLEVSQIGKECHSHCEVFKQTGECIMPKKGIFTKVIKGGKVKAGDTIEFA; the protein is encoded by the coding sequence TTGCAGAATAAAAAAGGCAGGATAATCGCGGTATGCAGCGCCCCGCAAAAGGGCATGATAAAGCATGAGATCGGCGAAGGCAGACTCATCGAGGGGATCGGCCTGGAGGGCGACGCCCACGCGGGCTTCATGCACCGCCAGGTGAGCCTGATCTCGATGGAAGATATCCGCACGATGATGGCAAAGCTGCCGAATCTCGTGCCGGGCAGCTTCGCCGAGAACCTTACCACCGAGGGCTTCGACCTGGGACAGCTCAAGATCGGCGATATGCTCAAGGTCGGCGAGACGCTGCTCGAGGTATCGCAGATCGGCAAGGAATGCCACTCTCACTGCGAAGTCTTCAAGCAGACCGGCGAGTGCATAATGCCGAAAAAGGGCATCTTCACCAAGGTGATAAAAGGCGGCAAGGTCAAGGCCGGAGATACGATAGAATTTGCATAA
- a CDS encoding iron-sulfur cluster assembly scaffold protein, with translation MYNQKVVDYFMNPRNAGKLDDANAIGEVGNPTCGDVMKIYLKIDPGTEVIEDIRFETFGCAAAIATSSMVTELAKGKTIAEALKINNKDVAEALGGLPPVKLHCSLLAQEGIQAAVADYYLRRDGKLPEGLSFPGNCTACGGACGGHEEEEEERFVGEDHRVAE, from the coding sequence ATGTACAACCAGAAAGTGGTAGATTATTTCATGAATCCGCGCAACGCAGGCAAACTAGACGACGCGAACGCGATCGGCGAGGTCGGCAATCCCACCTGCGGAGACGTAATGAAGATTTATCTGAAGATCGACCCCGGGACCGAGGTGATAGAGGATATCAGGTTCGAGACCTTCGGCTGCGCGGCGGCGATCGCCACCAGCTCGATGGTGACGGAACTCGCGAAGGGCAAGACGATCGCCGAGGCCCTGAAGATAAACAACAAAGACGTCGCGGAGGCTCTCGGCGGACTGCCTCCCGTCAAGCTTCACTGTTCCCTGCTCGCGCAGGAAGGCATCCAGGCGGCGGTGGCCGACTATTATCTGCGCCGGGACGGAAAGCTGCCCGAGGGGCTCTCGTTCCCGGGCAACTGCACGGCTTGCGGCGGCGCCTGCGGCGGACACGAGGAAGAGGAAGAAGAGCGTTTTGTAGGCGAGGATCACCGTGTTGCAGAATAA
- the nifS gene encoding cysteine desulfurase NifS translates to MAPREVYLDNSATTKVDPRVTEAMLPYFSEKYGNPNSLHKFGREARAAVDNARAQVAALINAKPSDIIFTGAGSEADNLAIKGAAWALKEKGRGNHIITSAVEHHAILDTVKWLGKMGFEYTILPVDDKGMVSPADLEAAIRPETILATIMFANNEIGTIQPVKELGEVCRRRGVMFHVDGVQAAGHIMIDIQQLPVDMMTMAAHKMYGPKGLGALYVRKGIKLIPTLHGGGQEFGLRSGTENVPGIVGFGVAAEIAKERLARGDDKKLARLRDYFIDGVLSRIPESHLTGAVGDDRLPFHTSFTIKYIEGEGMLLLLDAAGIAASSGSACTSGSLEPSYVLLALGLDHTTAHGSVRLTMSHDTTKEDIDYVLEKFPAIVEKLRAMSPFYKK, encoded by the coding sequence CGCGAAGTATATCTCGACAATTCGGCAACGACAAAGGTGGACCCAAGAGTAACGGAGGCGATGCTCCCCTACTTCTCGGAGAAATACGGCAACCCCAACAGCCTTCACAAGTTCGGACGCGAGGCACGCGCGGCGGTGGATAACGCGCGCGCGCAGGTGGCGGCGCTGATCAACGCGAAGCCCTCCGATATCATTTTCACCGGCGCGGGCAGCGAAGCCGACAACCTGGCTATCAAAGGCGCGGCCTGGGCGCTGAAGGAAAAGGGGCGGGGAAACCATATCATAACCAGCGCCGTCGAGCATCACGCCATCCTCGACACCGTTAAATGGCTGGGAAAGATGGGCTTTGAATATACGATACTCCCCGTCGACGATAAAGGGATGGTCTCCCCCGCCGACCTGGAAGCGGCGATCCGCCCCGAGACGATACTGGCGACGATCATGTTCGCCAACAACGAGATCGGCACGATCCAGCCGGTAAAAGAGCTCGGCGAGGTATGCCGCCGCCGCGGCGTGATGTTCCACGTCGACGGCGTACAGGCGGCGGGACATATCATGATCGACATCCAGCAGCTTCCGGTCGACATGATGACGATGGCGGCGCATAAGATGTACGGCCCTAAGGGGCTCGGCGCTCTCTATGTCCGCAAAGGCATCAAGCTGATACCGACCCTCCACGGCGGCGGCCAGGAGTTCGGCCTCCGCTCCGGCACGGAAAACGTTCCGGGGATCGTCGGCTTCGGCGTGGCGGCGGAGATCGCAAAGGAGCGCCTCGCGCGCGGCGACGACAAGAAGCTTGCGCGGCTGCGCGATTATTTCATCGACGGCGTCCTTTCGAGGATACCGGAGTCACATCTTACGGGGGCTGTGGGCGACGACAGGCTGCCCTTCCATACCAGTTTTACGATCAAGTATATCGAGGGCGAGGGGATGCTGCTGCTGCTCGACGCGGCTGGGATCGCCGCCTCAAGCGGTTCCGCCTGCACCTCCGGCAGCCTTGAGCCGAGCTACGTGCTGCTCGCGCTGGGGCTTGACCACACCACGGCCCACGGTTCGGTACGCCTGACGATGAGCCATGATACTACAAAAGAAGATATCGACTATGTGCTTGAGAAATTCCCCGCGATCGTGGAGAAGCTCCGCGCGATGTCTCCCTTTTATAAAAAGTAA